Within Gilvibacter sp. SZ-19, the genomic segment AGTCACAAAAATATCTAAAACTTACCGGGCAATTCAAGATTTTAAGAATCTTTAGGATTTGATCGCTTCTCCACAGCGGATTTACCCCACCCAAAAAGGGGTGTTTTTTTCACAATTTCTTGTTAATAACTTAAGGGTCTTAAAGCGCTCGAAATACTAGATTTTACAGCGGTTTTCGTTATATTTGTGAGTCTTACAAAATCACACAAAAAATCAGCTAACTTTTATGAGTGACGAGCAGAATAAAAAAGGGTATGGTGCAGACAGTATCCAGGCCCTTGAAGGCATGGAGCACGTTCGAAAAAGACCCTCCATGTACATTGGAGATGTCGGGGTTCGAGGACTGCATCATTTGGTATACGAGGTTGTCGATAACTCCATCGATGAGGCGCTTGCAGGCCATTGTGATACCATCGGAGTTTGGATCAACGAAGACAACTCCATAACAGTACAAGATAACGGACGGGGTATTCCTGTCGATATACATAAAAAAGAAGGTGTTTCTGCCCTAGAAGTGGTAATGACCAAGATCGGTGCCGGAGGTAAGTTCGACAAGGACTCCTACAAGGTATCCGGAGGTTTGCACGGAGTTGGGGTGAGTTGTGTTAACGCACTCTCAGAGCACTTAAAAGCTACTGTTTACCGCGATGGTAAAGTCTGGGAGCAAGAGTACGAGCGCGGAAAGACCTTGTATCCGGTAAAATCAGTAGGGACAACAGATCAGCGAGGTACCACGGTGACCTTTAAGCCAGACCCGGTGATCTTTACTCAGGTATTGGTCTACAATTACGATACTTTGGCAAGTCGTCTACGCGAGTTGGCTTTCTTGAACAAGGGAATCACTATTACCATTACCGACCGTCGTCATAAGGACGAAGAAGGCAATGAGATTACTGAGACCTTCCACAGTACAGAAGGACTTAAAGAGTTTATCAAGTATCTAGACGATACACGTGAACCTATCATAGCAGATGTGATCTCTATGGAAGGCGAAAAGAATGGAACTCCTGTTGAGGTGGCCATGATCTACAACACTTCCTTTAACGAGAACCTGCATTCTTATGTAAACAATATCAACACCCACGAGGGTGGTACGCACCTTTCTGGTTTTAGACGTGGATTGACCACTACTTTAAAGAAATACGCCGATTCTTCTGGGATGTTAGACAAATTGAAGTTTGATATTTCTGGGGATGATTTCCGTGAAGGATTAACGGCTATAGTCTCTGTAAAGGTATCTGAGCCTCAGTTCGAAGGACAGACTAAAACCAAACTCGGTAACCGTGAGGTAACTTCTGCGGTTTCTCAGGCGGTCTCCGAGATGTTAGAGAACTATTTGGAAGAAAACCCTCAAGATGCTAAGACCATCGTTCAGAAGGTGATCCTAGCGGCTCAAGCGCGCCATGCGGCACGTAAAGCTCGCGAGATGGTGCAGCGTAAAACAGTAATGAGCGGAGGAGGACTTCCTGGAAAGCTTTCTGACTGTTCGGAGCAAGATCCAGAAAAATGTGAAGTATTCCTCGTGGAGGGAGACTCTGCAGGGGGAACAGCTAAACAAGGTCGTGACCGTAATTTCCAAGCTATTTTGCCACTTCGTGGTAAGATCTTGAATGTGGAAAAGGCCATGCAACACAAGGTTTTCGAGAACGAAGAGATCCGCAACATCTTTACTGCTCTTGGGGTAACTATTGGAACCGAAGAGGACAGTAAAGCCTTGAACTTAGAAAAACTGCGTTACCACAAGATCGTGATCATGTGTGATGCGGATGTGGATGGTAGTCACATTGCTACCTTGATCTTGACATTCTTTTTCCGTTATATGCGCGATCTGATCGAGGCAGGACACGTATACATTGCAACGCCACCACTATACTTAGTGAAAAAAGGAGCTAAAAAGTCCTATGCGTGGGATGACAAAGAACGCGACCAAATTGTAGAGAGCTTTGGCGGTTCTGCAACTATTCAACGCTACAAAGGTCTTGGAGAGATGAATGCGGAGCAGCTTTGGGACACTACCATGAATCCAGAGTTTAGAACTTTGCGTCAGGTAACCATAGACAACGGAACCGAGGCAGATCGTATCTTCTCCATGCTTATGGGAGACGAGGTGCCGCCGCGTCGCGAGTTTATCGAGAAGAATGCAGTTTATGCGAACATCGATGCCTAAACTCCATCAGCAATAAAAAAGAAAACACCCCATAGCGGGTGTTTTTTTATGTCCAATTTTAAATGCAATTGGGCCTGCTTTATGGAATTTGAAAGATTCGCAAAGGGGTTTTGCTTTAATATTAGGTTAAGGTGCTGCTACAAACTGCTTTATTTCGTAATTTTGCACAAAATTTAACACCTAATAAAAATAAATACTATGAAAGTTACTGTTGTAGGCGCCGGAGCTGTAGGAGCAAGTTGCGCAGAGTACATTGCCATTAAGGATTTTGCTTCGGAAGTTGTTCTGTTGGACATCAAAGAAGGATATGCAGAAGGAAAGGCCATGGACTTGATGCAAACGGCTTCCCTTAACGGATTTGATACCCGTATTGTTGGAACCACCAACGACTATACCAAAACGGCTAACAGTGATATCGTAGTGATCACATCTGGTATTCCACGTAAACCTGGAATGACTCGCGAAGAGCTTATCGGAATCAACGCTGGGATCGTAAAGTCAGTATCTGCTGCGCTTATTGAGCAATCTCCAAACGCAATTATGATCGTGGTGAGTAACCCAATGGACACCATGACCTATTTGACTCATAAAACTACTGGGCTGCCTAAGCACCGTATCATCGGAATGGGTGGAGCACTAGACAGCGCGCGTTTCAAGTATCGTTTGGCAGAGGCTTTAGGAGCACCAATTAGCGATGTGGACGGTATGGTTATTGGAGGACACAGTGACAAAGGAATGGTGCCGCTAACGCGTTTGGCTACTCGTAACTCTGTTCCTGTAAGCGAGTTCATCTCAGACGAACGTCTAGACCAAGTGAAAGAGGATACTAAGGTAGGTGGTGCTACCTTGACCAAGCTTTTAGGAACTTCTGCCTGGTACGCGCCAGGTGCTGCTGTAAGTGCTTTGGTACAAGCCATTGCTTGCGACCAGAAGAAGATATTCCCTTGTTCTGCTTTACTAGAAGGTGAGTACGGACTCAGCGACCTATGTATCGGAGTGCCTGTAGTATTGGGTAGAAACGGTATTGAGAAGATCGTAGAGATCGACCTTTCTGATGCAGAGAAAGCACACCTGCAAGAAAGTGCTGCTGGAGTTCAGAAAACCAACGGTTTGTTAGAGCTATAATCGCTGATCGATATAAAAATTTAAAGCCACCTTCGGGTGGCTTTTTTTATGATTGCTGCTTCGGGGGAATTTCTTTGATTTTCAAAAGAGTACTCCCTTTTAAAAACCCTAAGAATCCTTTATATTTGGCGCATGAATTCAAAATGGTTATACGGAGCGCTCTTTGTACTGCTAGTTTCGCTAGGAGTGCAAATGGATCGTAACTTGCTGTCTCAGCAAGAGATCGCGCTTCAGTTTACCGAGCAAGGATTCACCCAAGAGAATGCCCAGCAAGCTATTGCAGAAGTTAAATCTCAGCTTCAAAAGGCAGGAGCGAATAATATTCAGCTGCTAGAAGTAGGAGCGGGTGAGCTCAAGATCACCTATTCCAGTAACTTAAGCGTTGCTCAGATCCAACAGCTGCTTGCCGATGCGGGTCTTGCCTTACATCAGCCTTTGGATGCGCCACAGACGCCCGAGCAGGATGTGCTGACAGCCTATCAATTAGACGTCTATGAGTTGCATGAAACTGGAACAGACCTAGACATTGAAGGCGCACCTGTAGTAGAGTTCCAAGTCAAAGAGCATTTAACGCATCCTAGCAGTGCAGGATTCCTTGTTTATGCGGAGTTTGAGCTGCCTACTTTACCTAAAGCAACCAAGGCTCAGCTCGGTGCTACGAATAACCAATTAAATCCACGACACGCATACTTACTTCCTGAAGTGCGTGCGGGCCCCACGGTCTAAGGGATTTTAGAGGACTCGACAACTTTTCAAAACCGAGGCCTTCCCAACTTTTGTCTTTAGAGGTTTGAAACCCTCAACCAGCTATTTAAAGTATATATCATATTCATTGTCGGCTTAGGCGCTAAGCTTTATATTTGCGCGTTTAAAATCCGACACAAAAAAAATAATCATGCAAAACAAAGGACTTATAACGGTATTCGCGATACTGTTTGGCTTGGTGAGTATTTACCAACTTTCCTATACTTTCATTTCCAGTAAGGTTGAAAGTGACGCAAAAACCTATGCGCAATCCTTGTTGCCAGAGACCGACCCAGAAGGGCGTGAGGCACTAGAGAACCAATATTTAGATTCAGTTGCGGCCCAGCCTGTACTTTTCGGGATCGATTACAAATCGGCCAAAGAAAAAGAGCTTAAGCGCGGTCTTGACCTTCAAGGGGGTATCAACGTAACGCTTCAGATCTCTGTGCGCGATATCCTTAAAGGATTGGCGGACAATTCTGAGCACCCTGCCTTTGTAAAGGCACTTAACGATGCCGATTCTTTACAGACACAGTCTCAAGACACTTACTTAGAGTCATTCTTCGAGGCGTTTGAGGCTATTCCTGGAGACAATCAATTGGCTAGCCCAAAGATCTTTGCCAACCGTACCTTAGACGATCTGATCGACCTAGACATGACCAACGATGAGGTGAAGCCTATCTTACGTCAAAAGATCGACGAGTCTATCGTTTCTGCGTTCGAAGTACTTAGAAAACGTATCGATAAGTTTGGGGTTACACAGCCAAACATTCAGCGTATCGGGCAGTCTGCTCGTATTTTGGTAGAATTACCGGGAGCTAAAGATATTGAGCGTACTAAGGAACTTTTAACCAGTACAGCCCTTTTGGAGTTCTGGGATCTTTACAAGTACGAAGACGTTGCTGCTTACCTTAATGATGCAAACGCCGTTATGGCCAACATCAACAAACAAGAAGCTGAAAGCGCAGAAACTGTTCAAGACACTACTAATCTAGACGATGATGTTTCTAACCTATTAGGAGGAGACAATGTAGACGGAACAGAGACTACTAGCGTTTCTAACACGCCACTCAACGACCTGATCAACGACTTCGGTTTTACCGGTGGTGCAACTCTTATGCGCGTTAAGCCAGAGAATGTAGAGGCTGTTAACGCAATTTTGAACAATCCGCAGGTAAAAGCGAGAATGCCACAAGGCATCCGCTATGCTAAGTTTGTTTGGGGGATTCCTCAAATGGACGATATCGCAGGAGAAGAATTGGTTTCTCTATATGCGCTAAAGAGCAATGCAGAAGAAAAGGCTCCACTTAGTGGTGGGGTAATCGTAGATGCGGCTCAAACTTACGACCAGTACAACAAAGTTGCTGTAGACATGCAGATGAACGGAGTTGGAGCACAGATCTGGGAGAAAATGACCGCAGATGCCTTTAAGAACCGCAGCCAGATCGCTGTTGTCCTTGATGACGTGGTATACTCTGCTCCAAGCGTTAGCAACGGTGCTATTTCTGGAGGTAGAACACAGATCACCGGAGACTTTACTGTAGTAGAAGGAGAAGACCTTGCCAACGTACTTAGAGCTGGTAAACTTCCTGCACGTGCAGAGATGATCCAAGGAGCGGTTGTAGGACCAACACTTGGTAAAGAAGCTATTAACAGTGGTATGATCTCCTTTGGGATCGCCTTGTTATTTGTTTTGGTATGGATGGTATTCTACTACGGTTTCGCCGGACTTTTTGCCGACGTTGCCTTGATAGTGAACATTTTGTTCATCTTCGGATGTTTGGCTGGTATTCCTGGAGCGGTATTGACCCTTCCTGGTATTGCGGGTATTGTACTTACCATTGGTATTTCTGTGGATGCGAACGTACTTATCTTTGAGCGTATCCGTGAAGAATTACAGAAAGGGAAAGCCCAGAAACTGGCTATTAAAGACGGTTTCAACAACGCTTTGTCTTCTATCTTAGATGCGAACATCACCACAGGTCTAACAGGTATCATTCTCTTGGTTTTCGGTACAGGACCTATTAAAGGTTTCGCCACTACCTTATTGATCGGTATCTTGACTTCTTTGTTTACCGCGATCTTTATCACGCGTTTGTTGATCGATTGGTATACTAAGAACGGTAAGAGCTTGAATTTCTCAACTCCTGCCACTAAGAACCTATTCAAGAACGTAAACATCGACTTCCTTGGCAAGCGCAAGATCGCTTATATCATTTCTGGTATTTTGATCGCCATTAGCTTAGGATCCCTTTTCACCAACTCTTTGAATATGGGGGTTGACTTTGTGGGAGGACGTACCTACATCGTGCGCTTTGACAAAGATGTTAACGTAGAAGAAGTTTCTCAGGATCTCATAGAAGTTTATGGTTCTGCGGAGGCAAAGACTTACGGTAGCGACAATCAGCTTAAGATCACCACCAAGTTCAAGGTAGAAGAAACTGGCTTGGAAGTGGATCGCGAGATAGAAGAATTGCTTTATAACGGACTTAAGCCAAATCTACCTGCGGACCTAACATTTGATGAGTTCTCTAGTAGCAGCGGCAAGGTCGATAAGCAAGTTGGGGTTATGGAGTCTAACAAAGTGAGTCCAACCATTGCCGATGATATCCAACAAGGATCTTTCTTGGCGGTACTCGGATCGCTGATCGTTGTATTCCTATATATCTTATTGCGATTTAGAAGATGGCAGTTCTCTTTGGGTGCTGTAGTTGCGGTATTCCACGATGTACTTATCGTACTCGGAGTATTCTCGCTCACCTATAAGATCATGCCTTTCAATATGGAGATCGACCAGTCGTTCATTGCGGCGATCCTGACGGTGATCGGGTACTCGCTCAACGATACCGTGGTTGTGTTTGACCGTATTCGTGAGTACTTTAACGAGCACTCTACTTGGAAGATGG encodes:
- the secDF gene encoding protein translocase subunit SecDF, which gives rise to MQNKGLITVFAILFGLVSIYQLSYTFISSKVESDAKTYAQSLLPETDPEGREALENQYLDSVAAQPVLFGIDYKSAKEKELKRGLDLQGGINVTLQISVRDILKGLADNSEHPAFVKALNDADSLQTQSQDTYLESFFEAFEAIPGDNQLASPKIFANRTLDDLIDLDMTNDEVKPILRQKIDESIVSAFEVLRKRIDKFGVTQPNIQRIGQSARILVELPGAKDIERTKELLTSTALLEFWDLYKYEDVAAYLNDANAVMANINKQEAESAETVQDTTNLDDDVSNLLGGDNVDGTETTSVSNTPLNDLINDFGFTGGATLMRVKPENVEAVNAILNNPQVKARMPQGIRYAKFVWGIPQMDDIAGEELVSLYALKSNAEEKAPLSGGVIVDAAQTYDQYNKVAVDMQMNGVGAQIWEKMTADAFKNRSQIAVVLDDVVYSAPSVSNGAISGGRTQITGDFTVVEGEDLANVLRAGKLPARAEMIQGAVVGPTLGKEAINSGMISFGIALLFVLVWMVFYYGFAGLFADVALIVNILFIFGCLAGIPGAVLTLPGIAGIVLTIGISVDANVLIFERIREELQKGKAQKLAIKDGFNNALSSILDANITTGLTGIILLVFGTGPIKGFATTLLIGILTSLFTAIFITRLLIDWYTKNGKSLNFSTPATKNLFKNVNIDFLGKRKIAYIISGILIAISLGSLFTNSLNMGVDFVGGRTYIVRFDKDVNVEEVSQDLIEVYGSAEAKTYGSDNQLKITTKFKVEETGLEVDREIEELLYNGLKPNLPADLTFDEFSSSSGKVDKQVGVMESNKVSPTIADDIQQGSFLAVLGSLIVVFLYILLRFRRWQFSLGAVVAVFHDVLIVLGVFSLTYKIMPFNMEIDQSFIAAILTVIGYSLNDTVVVFDRIREYFNEHSTWKMDRIINGALNSTLSRTLNTSLTTLIVLLSIFFLGAESIRGLIFALIVGVVVGTYSSMFIATPVMFDTVKKRGIDLTDKNAKKDEEAEDQAA
- the mdh gene encoding malate dehydrogenase, yielding MKVTVVGAGAVGASCAEYIAIKDFASEVVLLDIKEGYAEGKAMDLMQTASLNGFDTRIVGTTNDYTKTANSDIVVITSGIPRKPGMTREELIGINAGIVKSVSAALIEQSPNAIMIVVSNPMDTMTYLTHKTTGLPKHRIIGMGGALDSARFKYRLAEALGAPISDVDGMVIGGHSDKGMVPLTRLATRNSVPVSEFISDERLDQVKEDTKVGGATLTKLLGTSAWYAPGAAVSALVQAIACDQKKIFPCSALLEGEYGLSDLCIGVPVVLGRNGIEKIVEIDLSDAEKAHLQESAAGVQKTNGLLEL
- the gyrB gene encoding DNA topoisomerase (ATP-hydrolyzing) subunit B, whose product is MSDEQNKKGYGADSIQALEGMEHVRKRPSMYIGDVGVRGLHHLVYEVVDNSIDEALAGHCDTIGVWINEDNSITVQDNGRGIPVDIHKKEGVSALEVVMTKIGAGGKFDKDSYKVSGGLHGVGVSCVNALSEHLKATVYRDGKVWEQEYERGKTLYPVKSVGTTDQRGTTVTFKPDPVIFTQVLVYNYDTLASRLRELAFLNKGITITITDRRHKDEEGNEITETFHSTEGLKEFIKYLDDTREPIIADVISMEGEKNGTPVEVAMIYNTSFNENLHSYVNNINTHEGGTHLSGFRRGLTTTLKKYADSSGMLDKLKFDISGDDFREGLTAIVSVKVSEPQFEGQTKTKLGNREVTSAVSQAVSEMLENYLEENPQDAKTIVQKVILAAQARHAARKAREMVQRKTVMSGGGLPGKLSDCSEQDPEKCEVFLVEGDSAGGTAKQGRDRNFQAILPLRGKILNVEKAMQHKVFENEEIRNIFTALGVTIGTEEDSKALNLEKLRYHKIVIMCDADVDGSHIATLILTFFFRYMRDLIEAGHVYIATPPLYLVKKGAKKSYAWDDKERDQIVESFGGSATIQRYKGLGEMNAEQLWDTTMNPEFRTLRQVTIDNGTEADRIFSMLMGDEVPPRREFIEKNAVYANIDA